In a genomic window of Bradyrhizobium sp. LLZ17:
- a CDS encoding NAD-dependent epimerase/dehydratase family protein encodes MRILVAGATGAVGQYLVPALVAAGHSVTGTTRSEAKRDVVRRLGAEPVVADGLDADSMRAAVIAAKPEIVIHQMTDLAAATDLRHFDRAFARTNELRTRGTDILLAAAREAGARRFIAQSFCGWTFSRTGGAVKTETDELDLHPPQELRRTLEAIRYLERSVTASTMPEGIVLRYGFFYGPETGTLSPAMIDQLRHRRVPVIGDGGGTWSFIHTEDAASATLAAVERGRAGSIYNIVDDHPAQVKDWLPALAELLGAKPPRHIPAWLARLLAGEHMVAMMTEVRGASNAKAKRELGWLPAHASWRDGFADAASQPASQRSAA; translated from the coding sequence ATGCGCATCCTTGTTGCGGGCGCGACCGGCGCGGTCGGGCAATATCTGGTTCCGGCGCTGGTTGCCGCGGGCCATTCCGTGACTGGCACGACACGGAGTGAGGCAAAAAGAGACGTCGTACGCCGATTGGGTGCGGAGCCGGTCGTCGCCGACGGCCTCGATGCCGACAGCATGCGCGCTGCGGTCATTGCGGCAAAGCCCGAAATCGTCATCCACCAGATGACGGATCTCGCGGCCGCCACCGATCTGCGTCATTTCGATCGGGCTTTCGCGCGGACCAACGAACTCCGCACGCGCGGAACCGATATTCTGCTCGCCGCCGCACGCGAGGCGGGCGCCAGGCGCTTCATCGCGCAAAGCTTCTGCGGCTGGACTTTCAGTCGCACCGGGGGAGCGGTGAAGACCGAGACCGATGAACTTGACCTGCATCCGCCGCAAGAACTGCGACGCACGCTCGAGGCGATCCGGTACCTGGAGCGAAGCGTCACCGCGTCCACGATGCCGGAGGGCATCGTGCTGCGCTATGGATTCTTCTATGGACCTGAGACCGGCACGCTCTCGCCGGCCATGATCGATCAGCTGCGCCACCGGCGTGTACCGGTGATCGGCGATGGTGGCGGAACGTGGTCGTTCATTCACACCGAAGATGCCGCCTCTGCCACGCTTGCCGCGGTTGAACGCGGACGCGCGGGCAGCATCTACAACATCGTCGACGATCATCCGGCGCAGGTGAAGGATTGGCTGCCTGCGCTGGCCGAACTGCTCGGTGCCAAGCCGCCGCGCCATATCCCCGCCTGGCTCGCGCGCCTGCTTGCGGGTGAGCATATGGTTGCGATGATGACGGAGGTGCGCGGAGCATCCAACGCCAAGGCCAAGCGCGAGCTCGGCTGGCTGCCGGCGCATGCTTCCTGGCGTGATGGCTTTGCCGATGCGGCAAGCCAGCCCGCCAGCCAGCGCTCGGCCGCCTGA
- a CDS encoding D-2-hydroxyacid dehydrogenase family protein — MTRLRCAVLDDYFNLALNVADWPKLADRLDVTVFSHPFASEQAAASALADFDIVCAMRERTAFPKSLFAALPKLKLLLTSGMRNASIDMEAAKARNVAIGGTQYSRDPTAPLAMGLILELTRGIGRENARMHAGEPWQSFAGVEIEGRTLGIVGLGKLGSKMAAIAKAFGMNVIAWSPNLTPEKCKEAGVGYASKEDLFANADIVTIHVVLSERSRGLVGRDDLARMKPTAFLINTARGPIVDEQALLEALRQKKIAGAGIDVFSVEPLPTDHPFRKLDNLVLTPHLGYATEDGLRMHYGQMVEAIDAWTNGGELPRRLA, encoded by the coding sequence ATGACGCGGCTGCGCTGTGCAGTTCTCGACGACTATTTCAATCTCGCGCTGAACGTCGCGGACTGGCCAAAGCTCGCCGACCGCCTCGACGTCACCGTCTTCAGCCATCCCTTTGCCTCGGAGCAAGCCGCCGCCAGCGCGCTGGCCGACTTCGACATCGTTTGCGCCATGCGCGAGCGCACCGCCTTCCCGAAGAGCCTGTTCGCGGCCCTCCCGAAGCTGAAGCTGCTGCTGACCTCCGGCATGCGCAACGCCTCGATCGACATGGAGGCCGCGAAGGCGCGCAATGTGGCGATCGGCGGCACGCAATATTCGCGCGACCCCACCGCCCCGCTCGCCATGGGCCTGATCCTGGAACTGACCCGCGGCATCGGCCGCGAAAATGCGCGCATGCATGCCGGCGAGCCCTGGCAGAGCTTTGCCGGCGTCGAGATCGAAGGCCGCACCCTCGGGATCGTCGGGCTCGGCAAGCTCGGCAGCAAGATGGCGGCCATCGCGAAAGCGTTCGGCATGAATGTGATCGCCTGGAGCCCGAACCTGACGCCGGAGAAGTGCAAGGAGGCCGGTGTCGGTTACGCCAGCAAGGAGGACTTGTTCGCCAACGCCGACATCGTCACCATCCACGTGGTGCTGAGCGAACGTTCGCGGGGCCTGGTCGGCCGCGACGATCTCGCGCGGATGAAGCCGACGGCCTTCCTGATCAACACCGCGCGCGGGCCGATCGTGGACGAGCAGGCGCTGCTCGAGGCGTTGCGGCAGAAGAAGATCGCGGGCGCCGGCATCGACGTGTTCTCGGTCGAGCCGCTGCCCACTGATCATCCGTTCCGCAAGCTCGACAATCTGGTGCTGACCCCGCATCTCGGCTACGCGACCGAGGACGGGTTGCGCATGCATTACGGCCAGATGGTCGAGGCGATCGACGCCTGGACCAACGGCGGCGAGCTGCCGCGGCGGCTCGCCTGA